In the Deltaproteobacteria bacterium genome, TCTCGGCAGCCAGGCCGTGGACGAGGCCGACCGGCTCTTCGCCGCGCTGCCCGACCTCGATGCGAAAGGACGGGTGCTCGCCGCGGTGCTGAGCGGCGTGGAGCGGGGCCCGATGTTTGCCTGGACGTGGGCGGAGGACATCGACTTCGTGGCGCGCAAGGTGCGGGGCTGGCGGCGGAAGGGCGACGGCACGCTGTACGTCTATTGGGTGGACATGAATCCCGACCTCGAACGGCTCCTGCGCANNNNNNNNNNNNNNCTCACGCTGGGTCTTCCCGAACGCGACGAACACCGGGCCCGACAACGGCGACACCTTCGTGCGGACCGTGTTCCGCCCCGCGCTCCTCCGTGCCGGCATCGACTGCGAGACCATCACGACGGAGACCCGGCGCGTGCGGGCGGGGAAGGGCTACCGGGAGATCACAAAGCGGACCCCCCACGTCGAGCACACGTTCCGCTGGAAAGACCTGCGGCACACGTTCGCGTCCTGGCTGCGGCAGAAAGGCGTCGGCCTCGACAGCATAGGTGCTCTCCTCGGCCACCGTCCTAACAGCCGGATGACGGGGCGGTACGCCCATCTGACGGCCGACATGAAGCGGACAGACGTCGAGCGGCTGTCGGGTATGGTCACCATCCACTGATGACGCCGACAAAAGTGCCAGGAGAAGTGCCAGTCTGGCACTTCCGCTCATGAGGCAGGGAGCACGAGGGTGAGCGAAGCCCGCGGAAGAGCGCGAGAATCGCGAGCGTCCCCGGCGGGATTCGAACCCACGTTACCGGCGTGAAAGGCCGGTGTCCTAGGCCAGACTAGACGACGGGGACGCAAGGGCCGCGGGGCGCGGAGTTGCCCGCCCCAGCTAGTACAGCGCCCTGGGGCAGTCAAACGCGCTGGCGGCTTGACGTCCAGGCTCCCCGCGTCGAGAACGACCCGGAATGCGGGTCCTGTTCGTCAACGCGAACCGCAGCGCCGCCTACGGTGGCGTCGAGCGCTGGATGATCGAGGCCGCATGCGGCCTCGCCGGACGCGGCCACGTCTGCACGCTGCTCGGGCGGCCCGGGACGGCGTGGCTCCGCGCGGCCCGGAGCCGCGGCGTGCCCGCTCGTGAAGGCATCCGCGGCGCCTGGATCCAGCGCGTGTTCCGGGTCCGCGCCGCGATGCGCGACTTCCGGCCCGACGTCGTCGTCGCCAAGGCGAAGAAGGCGGCGCGCATGGCGGCCTTCGGGCGCTCGACGGGCGGCGGCGGGCGCGCCGTGCTGTTCTTCGGCGCGACGCACGAGCTCGAGCCGAGCCGCGCCGTCGACCGTCTCACGTGGCGCGCGCTCGACGCGGCCATCGTGGTCGCTGCCGGCGTCGCCGAGTGGTACGTCGAGCGCGGGTTCGGCCCGCCGAGCAAGCTCCACGTCCTCTGGAACGGCGTCGAGCTGTCGGCGTTCGAGCGCGCGACGACACGGGCGGCGGCGACGCGTGCGGCGCTCGGCCTCGCGCCGGACGAGCTCGCGATCGGGACGGTCGGGCGGCTCGCCTGGCAGAAGGGTCTCGGCGACCTCCTCGCGGCCGCCGAGCTCGTGCGGACGCGCGTGCCGCGCGCACGCTTCTTCGTGATCGGCGGCGGTCGCGACGCGGCACAGGTGGCGGCCGCGGCCGCGGCGCCCGGCCTGGACGGGGCGGTCACCCTCCTCGGTCAGCGTGACGACGTCCCGGACCTGCTCGCCGCCATGGACATCGTCGTGCAGAGCTCGCGGCGCGAGGGGATGGCGCAGGCGACGCTGGAGGCGATGGCCGCGGGGCGGGCGGTCGTCTCGACCGCCACCGTCGGAGCCGGGGAAGCGATCGAGGACGGTGTCAGCGGGCTCATCGTCCCCGTGCGGGACTCGAACGCCCTCGCCGACCGGCTCGTCGCCCTCGCCGTCGATCCGGCGCGCCGGCGCGCGCTCGGGGAGGCGGCGCGGCGGCGCATCGCCGAGCGCTTCACGACGGCGCACATGCTCGACCGCTGCGAGGCCATCCTCGGGGCGATCGTCGCCGCCGGGTAGAGGCGTGCTACAAGGGAGCGGCATGCTCCCCGAAGCGACAGGCGAGGCGATGCCGCGCGCCGGGGCGCGCCGCTGGCTGATCAACGGCTTTCCGGCGCTCCGGCATCGGAACTTTCGCCTGTTCGTCGCCGGCCAGGGCGTGTCGCTGATCGGGACGTGGATGCAGAGCGTGGCGCAGAGCTGGCTCGTGTACCGGCTCTCGGGCTCCCGCTTCGCCCTCGGCCTGGTTGCGTTCGCCGGCTACCTTCCGATCCTCTGCCTCGCGCCCGCCGCGGGCGTGGTGGCCGACCGCGTCGACCGCCAGCGGCTGATCATCCTCACCCAGGCGCTGGCGATGCTGCTCGCACTGGCCCTCGGCGTGCTCGTCGCGGCGAGGGCCGTGAGCGTGCCCGCCGTCGTGCTCGTCGCGGGCTGCCTCGGGGCGGTCAGCGCCTTCGACATCCCGGTGCGTCAGTCCTTCATCGTCGAGATGGTCGGAGCCGAGGACCTGCCCAACGCCATCGCGCTCAACTCGTCGATCTTCAACGCCGCACGC is a window encoding:
- a CDS encoding glycosyltransferase family 4 protein gives rise to the protein MRVLFVNANRSAAYGGVERWMIEAACGLAGRGHVCTLLGRPGTAWLRAARSRGVPAREGIRGAWIQRVFRVRAAMRDFRPDVVVAKAKKAARMAAFGRSTGGGGRAVLFFGATHELEPSRAVDRLTWRALDAAIVVAAGVAEWYVERGFGPPSKLHVLWNGVELSAFERATTRAAATRAALGLAPDELAIGTVGRLAWQKGLGDLLAAAELVRTRVPRARFFVIGGGRDAAQVAAAAAAPGLDGAVTLLGQRDDVPDLLAAMDIVVQSSRREGMAQATLEAMAAGRAVVSTATVGAGEAIEDGVSGLIVPVRDSNALADRLVALAVDPARRRALGEAARRRIAERFTTAHMLDRCEAILGAIVAAG